One Silene latifolia isolate original U9 population chromosome 4, ASM4854445v1, whole genome shotgun sequence DNA segment encodes these proteins:
- the LOC141653167 gene encoding NAC domain-containing protein 100-like, whose translation MENMEVVVGDHLEEAMDLPPGFRFHPTDEELITSYLYPKVLDSNFSARAIGDVDLNKCEPWELPRQAKMGEKEWYFFCVRDRKYPTGLRTNRATEAGYWKATGKDKDIFREKSLVGMKKTLVFYKGRAPKGEKSNWVMHEYRLEGKASLQNLPSHAKNEWTICRVFQKNDAGKKLPFPGLTRPETYETEYNPSGNLPPLMESSPYNTTSNNNGVSNVPCFSNPMNISNNYPQTSNYNNNDQLIYDGFITNPFNSIPLNSNNNYFPKIESGNSYFQSPTNPNYLMSEDIILRSILGNHHGKEMKTEVGNYSASQDTGLSSDMNAEISSVVSNYDMSRRPVDFPSSSGGPVDLENLWNY comes from the exons ATGGAAAACATGGAAGTTGTTGTAGGTGATCATCTTGAAGAAGCTATGGATTTGCCTCCGGGATTTCGATTTCACCCGACTGACGAGGAGTTGATTACTAGTTATCTTTACCCTAAGGTTCTTGATAGTAACTTCTCTGCTAGAGCTATTGGAGATGTTGATTTGAACAAGTGCGAGCCGTGGGAATTACCAA GGCAGGCAAAAATGGGGGAAAAGGAATGGTACTTCTTTTGTGTAAGAGACAGAAAATACCCGACCGGGCTAAGAACAAATAGGGCAACTGAGGCCGGGTATTGGAAAGCCACAGGGAAAGATAAGGACATTTTTAGGGAGAAATCTCTTGTTGGTATGAAGAAAACATTGGTGTTCTACAAAGGTCGAGCTCCGAAAGGCGAAAAATCCAATTGGGTTATGCATGAATATCGCCTCGAGGGTAAAGCTTCACTCCAAAATCTCCCTTCTCATGCCAAA AATGAATGGACAATATGCAGGGTATTCCAAAAGAATGATGCAGGAAAGAAACTCCCATTCCCGGGATTAACGAGACCGGAAACATACGAAACCGAGTATAATCCTTCCGGGAATTTACcaccattaatggaaagctcaccATACAATACTACTTCTAACAACAATGGTGTATCAAACGTGCCCTGCTTCTCCAATCCCATGAACATTTCCAATAATTATCCTCAAACAAGCAATtacaacaacaatgatcaactaATTTATGATGGGTTTATCACAAATCCATTCAATTCAATTCCTTTGAATTCTAACAACAATtactttcctaaaatagaaagtggtaattcttactttcaatctcctacaaaccctaattatttaatGTCTGAAgatattattttaaggtcaattCTTGGTAATCATCATGGAAAAGAGATGAAAACTGAAGTGGGTAATTATAGTGCATCACAGGATACTGGTTTGAGCAGTGATATGAATGCTGAAATATCGTCTGTCGTTTCAAATTACGACATGAGTCGGAGACCTGTCGATTTCCCGTCTAGTTCCGGTGGGCCCGTTGATTTGGAGAATTTATGGAATTATTga